The Streptomyces sp. CC0208 genome window below encodes:
- a CDS encoding arabinofuranosidase catalytic domain-containing protein, translating to MALLAMMSATSQTWSAPALAPAPLVSSASGRCLDVKGNVDTPGTALDIQDCDNQANQAFEFTSAGELRTMSGTRCVDAYDNRTAPGTPVIIWSCNGQSNQAWRQNSDGSVTGVQSGLCLDVNGAGTANGTAVILWTCNGQSNQKWTTSTPPPAPGGSGPCDLYSAGGTPCVAAHSTVRALYGSYNGSLYQVRRASDNATRNIGVRAAGGFADAAAQDAFCGGTSCVITVVYDQSGRGNDLWYQGSAQVPGSSQSSPAKATSESLTAGGTKAYSLYINPGNSYWRDGHLTGVPTGSAPEGAYMVTSGTHVNSGCCFDYGNSETTRKADAAGAMDAINFGTECWFGGCSGSGPWVQADLEWGLYSGGSQSWNTNQRAFPVKFVTAMLKNNGTSRFALKGGNAQSGSLTTLWDGGLPGGYSPMKKQGAIVLGSGGDCCKPGGGANLSAGTFYEGAIVAGYPSDATDNAVQANITAAGYR from the coding sequence ATGGCGCTGCTGGCCATGATGTCGGCGACCTCGCAGACATGGTCCGCCCCGGCATTGGCGCCGGCGCCCTTGGTGAGCTCGGCGTCGGGGCGATGTCTGGACGTCAAGGGCAATGTCGACACCCCGGGAACGGCGCTGGACATCCAGGACTGTGACAACCAGGCGAACCAGGCGTTCGAGTTCACCTCGGCGGGCGAGCTGAGGACGATGAGCGGCACCCGATGCGTGGACGCCTACGACAACCGGACCGCGCCGGGAACCCCGGTGATCATCTGGTCGTGCAACGGGCAGTCGAACCAGGCGTGGCGACAGAACTCCGACGGGTCCGTCACCGGTGTCCAGTCCGGCCTGTGCCTGGACGTCAACGGGGCGGGCACGGCCAACGGCACCGCGGTCATCCTGTGGACCTGCAACGGTCAGAGCAACCAGAAGTGGACCACGTCGACACCTCCGCCCGCGCCCGGCGGGTCGGGCCCGTGCGATCTCTACTCCGCCGGCGGCACTCCGTGCGTGGCCGCGCACAGCACGGTGCGGGCGCTCTACGGGTCGTACAACGGCAGCCTGTACCAGGTCAGGCGCGCCTCGGACAACGCGACCAGGAACATTGGCGTACGGGCGGCCGGCGGCTTCGCCGACGCGGCGGCGCAGGACGCGTTCTGCGGGGGCACCTCCTGTGTGATCACGGTCGTCTACGACCAGTCCGGACGCGGCAACGACCTGTGGTACCAGGGATCGGCCCAGGTACCGGGATCGAGTCAGAGCAGTCCCGCCAAGGCGACCTCGGAGTCGCTGACCGCCGGGGGCACCAAGGCGTACTCGCTGTACATCAATCCCGGGAACAGCTACTGGCGGGACGGTCATCTGACGGGTGTTCCGACCGGTAGCGCGCCCGAGGGGGCGTACATGGTGACCAGCGGCACCCATGTCAACAGCGGCTGCTGCTTCGACTACGGCAACAGTGAGACGACGCGGAAGGCCGACGCGGCCGGGGCGATGGACGCGATCAACTTCGGCACCGAGTGCTGGTTCGGCGGCTGCTCGGGAAGCGGTCCCTGGGTCCAGGCCGACCTCGAATGGGGCCTGTACTCCGGGGGCAGCCAGTCCTGGAACACCAACCAGCGGGCCTTCCCCGTCAAGTTCGTCACCGCGATGCTGAAGAACAACGGGACATCGAGATTCGCCCTGAAGGGCGGCAACGCGCAGTCCGGCAGCCTGACCACCCTCTGGGACGGCGGACTTCCCGGCGGATACAGCCCGATGAAGAAGCAGGGCGCCATTGTTCTTGGCAGCGGCGGTGACTGCTGCAAGCCCGGTGGCGGCGCCAATTTGAGCGCCGGCACCTTCTACGAGGGCGCCATCGTCGCCGGCTACCCCTCCGACGCGACCGACAACGCGGTGCAGGCCAACATCACCGCGGCCGGATACCGCTGA
- a CDS encoding ricin-type beta-trefoil lectin domain protein, with protein MHMITRVLAVAFSIALFCMGVPLVCLGTAQPAAALGNGLALTPQMGFNDWNAYGCNVSESLIKSTAQAMHTNGMQAAGYSYVNIDDCWMTHNRDSGGRLVPDPAKFPDGIKGTADYVHSLGLKLGIYEDAGTATCAGYPGSLGHESTDAQSFASWGVDYLKYDNCNNNGVSAQSRYTAMRDALAATGRPILYSLCNWGQDNVWTWGAGVGNSWRTTGDISANFASMLSIFHSNVGLASYAGPGHWNDPDMLEVGNGSMTATESRSEFSLWAEMAAPLIAGTNIPSASAETLSTLTNSRVIAVDQDPLGKQGTMVSSSGGRDVLAKPLANGDVSVALFNETGSTATISTTAAAIGKTGASAYTLTDLWSGASSTTSGTISASVPAHGTVMYRVAGGTSGGGTSGTGAVHAAGAAKCLDVPNATRTAGTQVQIWSCNGGANQTWTHTASNQFTVYSGGDQMCLDAYNNQTTPGTKVEIWSCNGQSNQQWTLNSSGTITGVQSGLCLDIAGGATADGSLVELRTCNGGSSQRWTLG; from the coding sequence ATGCACATGATCACGAGGGTGTTGGCGGTCGCCTTCTCCATCGCGCTGTTCTGCATGGGCGTGCCCCTCGTCTGTCTCGGCACGGCACAGCCCGCCGCCGCGCTGGGCAACGGACTGGCACTGACCCCGCAGATGGGCTTCAACGACTGGAACGCGTACGGCTGCAACGTCTCGGAGTCGCTGATCAAGTCCACCGCGCAGGCGATGCACACCAACGGCATGCAGGCGGCGGGCTACTCCTACGTCAACATCGACGACTGCTGGATGACCCACAACCGCGATTCCGGCGGCCGCCTGGTGCCGGACCCGGCCAAGTTCCCCGACGGAATCAAGGGCACCGCCGACTACGTGCACTCCCTGGGGCTGAAGCTGGGGATCTACGAGGACGCGGGCACCGCCACCTGCGCCGGGTATCCGGGCAGCCTGGGGCACGAGAGCACGGACGCCCAGTCGTTCGCGTCGTGGGGCGTGGACTACCTGAAGTACGACAACTGCAACAACAACGGGGTGTCCGCACAGAGCCGGTACACCGCGATGCGGGACGCGCTGGCGGCGACGGGCCGACCCATCCTGTACAGCCTGTGCAACTGGGGCCAGGACAACGTGTGGACCTGGGGCGCGGGAGTGGGCAACAGCTGGCGCACCACCGGGGACATCAGTGCCAACTTCGCCAGCATGCTGTCGATCTTCCACAGCAACGTGGGACTGGCCTCCTACGCGGGACCGGGCCACTGGAACGACCCGGACATGCTGGAGGTCGGCAACGGCTCGATGACGGCCACCGAGAGCCGCAGCGAGTTCAGCCTGTGGGCGGAGATGGCCGCGCCGCTGATCGCGGGCACCAACATCCCCTCCGCCAGTGCGGAGACCCTGTCCACGCTGACCAACTCCCGGGTGATCGCGGTCGACCAGGACCCTCTCGGCAAGCAGGGCACCATGGTCTCCTCCTCGGGCGGCCGGGACGTGCTGGCCAAGCCCCTGGCCAACGGGGACGTGTCGGTGGCCCTGTTCAACGAGACGGGCTCGACGGCGACCATCTCGACCACCGCGGCGGCGATCGGCAAGACCGGGGCGTCCGCCTACACCCTGACCGACCTGTGGTCGGGGGCGTCCTCCACCACCTCGGGCACGATCAGCGCTTCGGTGCCGGCGCACGGCACGGTGATGTACCGGGTCGCGGGCGGCACCAGCGGCGGCGGAACCAGCGGGACCGGCGCGGTGCACGCGGCGGGTGCGGCCAAGTGCCTGGACGTACCCAACGCGACCAGGACCGCCGGCACCCAGGTGCAGATCTGGAGCTGCAACGGCGGCGCCAACCAGACCTGGACGCACACCGCGTCCAACCAGTTCACCGTCTACTCCGGCGGCGACCAGATGTGCCTGGACGCCTACAACAACCAGACCACCCCGGGGACGAAGGTGGAGATCTGGTCGTGCAACGGCCAGAGCAACCAGCAGTGGACGCTCAACAGCAGCGGCACGATCACCGGTGTCCAGTCGGGCCTGTGCCTGGACATCGCCGGAGGGGCCACCGCCGACGGAAGTCTCGTCGAGCTGCGCACCTGCAACGGCGGCAGCAGCCAGCGGTGGACGTTGGGATGA
- a CDS encoding arabinofuranosidase catalytic domain-containing protein, which produces MLLVALAMVVAVFGAPAFATSPRADTAAMARPVADHVADASLPCDLYAAGGTPCVTAHATTRALFAAYNGPLYQIQRASDHSYRDIGVLSAGGYADGASQVSFCAGTSCTITKIYDQTTKHNDMPISWGGYWKGPGPGGSDVGADAMALPVTAAGHQVFGVKVTPGVGYRLDHAAGVPTGAQPEGIYMVTSSNYTSQWCCFDYGSGENSHTDTGNATMNAIYWGTACWFGGCTGSGPWVEADLENGMFHTNTGSNKDPNNTGVHYPFVSAWLKNNGTSNFTLKYGNGASGGLTTTYSGPLPNGYSPMKVDSSILLGTGGDNSPNGVGEFFEGAITAGYPSDATENAVQGAITAAGYGTGGGGGTSTALHAVGAGKCLEVPGASTTPGTQTQIRDCTGAANQTWSRTDSRQLTVDSGGSRLCLDASNQGTSPGTKVITWTCNGQTNQQWNVNANGTVTSAQSGLCLDVTGAATANGTPVELWTCNGGSNQQWSLS; this is translated from the coding sequence GTGCTCCTTGTCGCCCTGGCGATGGTGGTGGCCGTGTTCGGCGCCCCGGCGTTCGCCACCTCCCCGCGGGCCGACACGGCGGCCATGGCCCGTCCGGTGGCCGACCACGTGGCGGACGCGTCGCTCCCGTGCGACCTCTACGCCGCGGGCGGTACGCCGTGCGTGACGGCACACGCCACGACCAGGGCCCTCTTCGCCGCGTACAACGGGCCGCTCTACCAGATCCAGCGGGCCTCCGACCACAGTTACCGCGACATCGGAGTGCTCAGCGCCGGCGGGTACGCGGACGGCGCGTCGCAGGTGTCGTTCTGCGCGGGCACGTCCTGCACGATCACGAAGATCTACGACCAGACCACCAAGCACAACGACATGCCGATCTCCTGGGGCGGCTACTGGAAGGGGCCCGGGCCGGGCGGGTCCGACGTCGGCGCGGACGCCATGGCGCTGCCGGTGACCGCCGCCGGCCATCAGGTGTTCGGCGTCAAGGTCACCCCCGGCGTGGGCTACCGGCTCGACCACGCCGCCGGGGTGCCCACCGGGGCCCAGCCCGAAGGCATCTACATGGTGACCTCGTCGAACTACACGAGCCAGTGGTGCTGCTTCGACTACGGCAGCGGTGAGAACTCCCACACCGACACCGGCAACGCCACCATGAACGCCATCTACTGGGGCACCGCCTGCTGGTTCGGCGGCTGCACCGGCAGCGGGCCGTGGGTCGAGGCCGACCTGGAGAACGGCATGTTCCACACCAACACCGGCTCCAACAAGGACCCGAACAACACTGGTGTGCACTACCCGTTCGTCAGCGCATGGCTGAAGAACAACGGCACCAGCAACTTCACACTGAAATACGGCAACGGCGCGAGCGGCGGCCTGACCACCACTTACTCCGGCCCACTGCCGAACGGCTACTCACCGATGAAGGTCGACAGTTCGATCCTGCTCGGCACCGGAGGCGACAACAGCCCCAACGGCGTGGGCGAGTTCTTCGAGGGCGCGATCACGGCGGGCTATCCCTCCGACGCCACCGAGAACGCCGTCCAGGGCGCCATCACCGCGGCCGGCTACGGCACAGGAGGCGGCGGCGGTACGTCGACCGCGCTGCACGCGGTCGGTGCGGGCAAGTGCCTGGAGGTACCCGGCGCGTCCACGACGCCGGGTACGCAGACGCAGATCCGGGACTGCACCGGAGCGGCGAACCAGACCTGGTCCCGGACCGACTCCCGCCAGCTCACCGTGGACTCGGGCGGCAGCCGACTGTGCCTGGACGCTTCCAACCAGGGCACCAGCCCCGGCACCAAGGTCATCACCTGGACCTGCAACGGCCAGACCAACCAGCAGTGGAACGTCAACGCCAACGGCACCGTCACCAGCGCCCAGTCCGGCCTGTGCCTGGACGTGACCGGCGCCGCCACCGCCAACGGCACCCCCGTCGAACTGTGGACCTGCAACGGCGGGTCCAACCAGCAGTGGTCACTGAGCTGA
- a CDS encoding RICIN domain-containing protein, which translates to MRTRARPGRLVLAVGIVLAFVLQLSATAESRAVSSVALSVNLASTRGPSTGVGEGFLYGFTQDGSQPADQFIKPLGINAFRGGGWFSGGWIRDNYQYGSASRADIDSIVAQAKRLTQPPYHAQYQVLVSDIYGANGGQPSNTRYPCDNGDCSNWIGFIDSTVGALQASGLKFAYDIWNEPDISAFWTRGVNSAQYFQMWDTAYREIRRIAPSAQIVGPSLAFTPQSNPGEWRTWLAHVKAAGTVPDMITNHDEGDVDDPVTVSQSLNSALTTAGIGPLPLSANEYQPADRQTAGVTAWYLARFAQSGYTNAMRGNWVCCVTPNLTGVLTQSGGTWQPTGNWWALRDYADMTGTLVDTSGQVGSTAISASEDVTNKRAVAIIGDANGNSGTSSVTFNGLSSVPWLTNAGSVHVTVHRIPDQAPLAAPQTVYDQNLSASGGSITVPLTFQGTHDAFAVYLTPATSGGEAFPAGNHQLVVANNNLCLDVYGASSSAGAAIDQWTCNGQSNQQFQFVPASGGYGELRAQNSGQDVAVAGSSTTAGTPNIVQQPPGAAANGLWLPVRQSDGSYAFQNRNSGLCLDVYGAGSTAGQQLDQWQCKNAPGTNQDFFVR; encoded by the coding sequence ATGAGGACGAGAGCGAGACCCGGCCGTCTGGTGCTGGCCGTCGGCATCGTCTTGGCGTTCGTGCTGCAGTTGTCGGCGACTGCCGAGAGCCGGGCCGTCTCGAGCGTGGCCCTGAGCGTGAACCTGGCGTCGACGCGGGGCCCGTCGACCGGCGTCGGTGAGGGGTTCCTCTACGGTTTCACGCAGGACGGCAGCCAGCCGGCCGACCAGTTCATCAAACCGCTGGGGATCAACGCGTTCCGCGGCGGCGGCTGGTTCTCCGGCGGCTGGATCAGGGACAACTACCAGTACGGATCGGCCTCTCGGGCCGACATCGACTCGATCGTCGCGCAGGCGAAACGCCTCACCCAGCCGCCGTACCACGCGCAGTACCAGGTACTGGTCAGCGACATCTACGGCGCCAACGGCGGCCAACCGTCCAACACCAGGTACCCGTGCGACAACGGCGACTGCTCCAACTGGATCGGCTTCATCGACTCCACCGTGGGAGCACTGCAGGCGTCGGGGCTGAAGTTCGCCTACGACATCTGGAACGAGCCGGACATCTCCGCCTTCTGGACCCGAGGGGTGAACAGCGCCCAGTACTTCCAGATGTGGGACACCGCCTACCGGGAGATCAGGCGCATCGCCCCCTCGGCGCAGATCGTGGGACCGTCGCTCGCGTTCACCCCGCAGAGCAACCCGGGTGAGTGGCGGACCTGGCTGGCGCACGTGAAGGCGGCCGGCACGGTCCCGGACATGATCACCAACCACGACGAGGGTGACGTCGACGACCCGGTCACCGTCTCCCAGTCACTCAACAGTGCCCTGACCACGGCGGGTATCGGCCCGCTGCCGCTGTCCGCGAACGAGTACCAGCCCGCCGACCGGCAGACCGCCGGGGTGACGGCCTGGTACCTGGCGCGGTTCGCGCAGTCCGGGTACACCAACGCGATGCGCGGCAACTGGGTCTGCTGCGTCACCCCGAACCTGACGGGTGTGCTCACCCAGAGCGGCGGAACCTGGCAGCCGACCGGCAACTGGTGGGCGCTGCGCGACTACGCCGACATGACCGGCACCCTGGTCGACACCTCCGGCCAGGTCGGTTCGACCGCGATCTCGGCCTCCGAGGACGTCACCAACAAGCGCGCTGTGGCGATCATCGGCGACGCGAACGGCAACTCCGGTACTTCCTCCGTGACCTTCAACGGCCTGTCGTCCGTACCCTGGCTGACCAACGCGGGCAGCGTGCACGTCACCGTGCACCGCATCCCGGACCAGGCCCCGCTCGCCGCGCCCCAGACCGTCTACGACCAGAACCTGAGCGCCTCGGGCGGTTCGATCACCGTGCCCTTGACGTTCCAGGGGACGCACGACGCGTTCGCCGTCTACCTCACCCCGGCCACCTCCGGCGGCGAGGCCTTCCCGGCCGGCAACCACCAACTCGTCGTCGCCAACAACAACTTGTGCCTGGACGTGTACGGCGCCTCAAGCAGCGCGGGCGCCGCGATCGACCAGTGGACCTGCAACGGGCAGAGCAACCAGCAGTTCCAGTTCGTGCCGGCCTCGGGCGGCTACGGCGAACTGCGCGCCCAGAACTCCGGCCAGGACGTGGCGGTCGCGGGCAGCTCCACGACGGCAGGCACCCCGAACATCGTCCAACAGCCCCCCGGCGCAGCGGCCAACGGCCTCTGGCTGCCTGTCCGCCAGTCCGACGGCTCCTACGCCTTCCAGAACCGCAACAGCGGTCTGTGCCTGGACGTCTACGGCGCCGGCAGCACCGCGGGCCAGCAACTCGACCAGTGGCAGTGCAAGAACGCACCCGGCACCAACCAGGACTTCTTCGTCCGCTGA
- a CDS encoding ricin-type beta-trefoil lectin domain protein yields MSAIARLLRRLRVPTAVVAGLVLAAGGVVGTAAAPARAATAITLNGASGGRTFDGVGAISGGGGNSRLLIDYPEPQRGQVLDYLFRPGYGASLQMLKAEVGGDTNSTSGAEPSHQHTRSDLNCDRGYEWWLMEQAKARNPNIKLYGLAWGAPGWIGNGNFWSTDMVNYLVSWLGCAKQHGLSIDYLGGWNERGYNVSWYQQLRSALNSNGYGSVKIIAADSDWSVANDVNSNPSFASAVSAIGTHYPCGYRSSQSTCTVPAAALNSGKPLWASENGSDDYNGGAQAMARGINRGYIDGRMTAYLNWPVVAALTPNLPYPTMGMALASQPWSGSYSIGKNTWVMAHTSQFTSPGWHYLDASSGYIGGNRANGSYVSLKSTNNSDYSTVIETMDAGSAQTLNFNVTGGLSTGTVHVWSTDVGSANPDDHFVHTADLTPSGGGFSLTVQPGHLYTLTTTTGQGKGTATGPARSALKLPYSDSFDGYATGTEAKYLMDWQGAFETGGCGGGRSGKCVRQMSPQKPITWDSLTDPHALLGETGWGNYTVSSDVLLEQSGYVELIGRAGAHDYDRGGGQNAYRLRVSDTGAWSILSSNTNGTVTTLARGTTAALGTNRWHTLGLTFNGTTITAVVDGATVGTASDSTWAAGQIGYGTSQGETAQFDNLSITPGSGGNDGGTTGAIVGVGSGRCVDVPNQSQTAGTQVALWDCNGGSNQQWTNTSAGELRVYGSDCLDAAGQGTSPGTKVDIWDCNGGANQKWTLHADGTITGDQSGLCLDAAGAGTANGTLLQLWTCNGSSNQKWTRD; encoded by the coding sequence GTGTCAGCAATCGCACGGCTGTTACGGCGCCTGCGTGTCCCGACGGCCGTGGTCGCGGGCCTCGTCCTGGCCGCCGGCGGCGTCGTGGGCACAGCCGCCGCCCCGGCCCGGGCGGCCACCGCCATCACCCTCAACGGCGCGTCCGGCGGACGGACCTTCGACGGCGTCGGCGCGATCAGCGGCGGAGGCGGCAACAGCAGACTCCTGATCGACTACCCCGAGCCCCAACGCGGCCAGGTCCTCGACTACCTCTTCCGACCCGGCTACGGCGCCTCCCTGCAGATGCTCAAGGCCGAGGTCGGCGGGGACACCAACTCCACCTCGGGAGCCGAGCCCAGCCACCAGCACACCCGCTCCGACCTGAACTGCGACCGCGGCTACGAATGGTGGCTGATGGAGCAGGCCAAGGCCCGCAACCCGAACATCAAGCTGTACGGGCTCGCCTGGGGCGCCCCGGGCTGGATCGGCAACGGCAACTTCTGGTCCACCGACATGGTCAACTACCTCGTCTCGTGGCTGGGCTGCGCCAAGCAGCACGGACTGAGCATCGACTACCTCGGCGGCTGGAACGAACGAGGCTACAACGTCTCCTGGTACCAGCAGCTGCGGAGCGCCCTCAACAGCAACGGCTACGGCAGCGTCAAGATCATCGCGGCCGACTCGGACTGGTCCGTGGCGAACGACGTCAACTCCAACCCGTCGTTCGCCTCCGCGGTGAGCGCCATCGGCACGCACTATCCCTGCGGCTACCGGTCCTCCCAGTCCACCTGCACGGTGCCGGCGGCCGCCCTGAACTCCGGCAAGCCGCTGTGGGCGAGCGAGAACGGCTCGGACGACTACAACGGGGGAGCGCAGGCCATGGCCCGCGGCATCAACCGCGGATACATCGACGGACGCATGACCGCCTACCTCAACTGGCCCGTTGTCGCCGCGCTCACCCCCAACCTGCCGTACCCCACCATGGGCATGGCCCTGGCCTCGCAGCCGTGGTCCGGCTCCTACTCGATCGGCAAGAACACCTGGGTGATGGCGCACACCAGCCAGTTCACCAGCCCGGGATGGCACTACCTCGACGCCTCCAGCGGCTACATCGGCGGCAACCGCGCCAACGGAAGCTACGTCTCGCTCAAGTCCACGAACAACTCCGACTACTCCACGGTCATCGAGACCATGGACGCCGGCAGCGCGCAGACGCTGAACTTCAACGTCACCGGGGGACTGTCCACCGGAACAGTCCACGTCTGGTCCACCGATGTCGGGTCCGCCAACCCGGACGACCACTTCGTGCACACCGCGGACCTCACCCCGTCCGGCGGAGGCTTCAGCCTGACCGTCCAGCCCGGCCACCTGTACACCCTGACCACCACGACCGGACAGGGCAAAGGCACCGCCACCGGTCCCGCCCGCAGCGCGCTGAAGCTGCCGTACAGCGACTCCTTCGACGGCTACGCCACCGGCACCGAGGCGAAGTACCTCATGGACTGGCAGGGCGCCTTCGAGACGGGGGGCTGCGGGGGCGGCCGTAGCGGAAAGTGCGTGCGCCAGATGAGCCCGCAGAAGCCGATCACCTGGGACTCGCTGACGGATCCGCACGCCCTGCTCGGAGAAACGGGCTGGGGCAACTACACCGTCTCGTCGGACGTACTGCTCGAACAGTCCGGATACGTCGAACTGATCGGCCGTGCGGGCGCGCACGACTACGACCGCGGCGGCGGGCAGAACGCCTACCGCCTGCGGGTGAGCGACACCGGGGCCTGGTCGATCCTCAGCTCCAACACCAACGGCACCGTCACCACCCTGGCCCGCGGCACGACCGCCGCGCTCGGCACCAACCGGTGGCACACCCTGGGCCTCACCTTCAACGGCACCACGATCACCGCCGTCGTCGACGGCGCCACGGTCGGTACCGCGAGCGACAGCACCTGGGCGGCCGGGCAGATCGGCTACGGGACCAGCCAGGGTGAGACGGCACAGTTCGACAACCTGTCCATCACGCCCGGCAGCGGCGGGAACGACGGCGGCACGACCGGCGCGATCGTCGGGGTCGGATCCGGCCGGTGTGTGGACGTACCCAACCAGTCGCAGACGGCCGGCACGCAGGTGGCGCTGTGGGACTGCAACGGCGGCAGCAACCAGCAGTGGACGAACACCTCCGCCGGTGAGCTGCGGGTCTACGGCAGCGACTGCCTGGACGCCGCGGGGCAGGGCACCAGCCCCGGCACCAAGGTGGACATCTGGGACTGCAACGGCGGCGCCAACCAGAAGTGGACGCTCCACGCCGACGGCACGATCACCGGTGACCAGTCCGGCCTGTGCCTGGACGCCGCCGGCGCCGGAACGGCCAACGGCACCCTGCTGCAGCTGTGGACCTGCAACGGCAGCAGCAACCAGAAGTGGACGCGCGACTGA
- a CDS encoding alpha-L-fucosidase, protein MSSSSLPLSRRRLLAAAGAATAYGLLRFAPEAAATDGPASYTPSWSSVDQHPPAPAWFQDAKFGIYYHWGVFSVPAYGNEWYPRNMYIGGSAENNHHKATYGDPSAWPYNNFIDGARDKAGNFVQFAPKLVSQGGRWDPDAWARLFKAAGARFAGPVAEHHDGFSTWNSRANPWNSVQHGPKLDLVGLHAQAIRGQGLKFMASLHHAYHFNGFYDHVPNQSDPTLRILYGQQGSAAENKLWYDKLVEVIDGYQPDLVWQDFDLNLVQESYRLQFLAHYYNQAVAWNKDVVATYKDGLNNKGEVFDFERGGPAGLLTPYWLTDDSISSSSWCYTVGIGYYSTQAMLHSLIDRVSKGGNMLLNIAPMADGTIPSGQQSILLAMGDWLGRFGEAVYSTRSWSSYGEGPTKMGGGSFSGPVAGKPQDIRFTRSRDNKVLYATALGWQGGTMTITTLNSNQINLSSLTGAQLLDNTAGTYINLPAPTQDASGLRLTMPSSNPPFSALAYTVKLTFSGEIPVLGAPGGSTTWVRIANVTSGLVLDSGGNVASGSNLKQWNYDGSTNLQWQLIDLGNGYYRIMNRTNGMAADSWGNTANGAPARQETWNGGNNQQWSLTSLGDNRYQIVNRGTGTALDGSGSTTAGSTTVLWTPNSSTNNAWTITAV, encoded by the coding sequence ATGTCCTCCTCCTCCCTGCCGCTGAGCCGGCGCCGACTGCTGGCGGCGGCCGGCGCGGCGACGGCCTACGGCCTGCTGCGGTTCGCCCCCGAGGCCGCCGCGACCGACGGCCCCGCAAGCTACACCCCGAGCTGGTCCTCCGTGGACCAGCACCCCCCGGCCCCGGCCTGGTTCCAGGACGCCAAGTTCGGCATCTACTACCACTGGGGCGTCTTCAGCGTTCCCGCGTACGGCAACGAGTGGTACCCGCGCAACATGTACATCGGCGGCTCGGCCGAGAACAACCACCACAAGGCCACCTACGGCGACCCCTCGGCCTGGCCGTACAACAACTTCATCGACGGCGCCCGTGACAAGGCGGGCAACTTCGTGCAGTTCGCCCCCAAGCTGGTCTCCCAGGGCGGCAGGTGGGACCCGGACGCCTGGGCCCGGCTGTTCAAGGCCGCGGGCGCCCGGTTCGCGGGCCCGGTCGCGGAACACCACGACGGCTTCTCCACGTGGAACAGCCGCGCCAACCCGTGGAACTCGGTCCAGCACGGCCCCAAGCTGGACCTGGTGGGGCTGCACGCGCAGGCCATCCGCGGGCAGGGGCTGAAGTTCATGGCCTCGCTGCACCACGCCTACCACTTCAACGGCTTCTACGACCACGTGCCGAACCAGTCGGATCCGACGCTGCGCATCCTCTACGGCCAGCAGGGCTCGGCTGCGGAGAACAAGCTCTGGTACGACAAGCTGGTCGAGGTCATCGACGGCTACCAACCGGACCTGGTCTGGCAGGACTTCGACCTGAACCTCGTACAGGAGTCCTACCGGCTCCAGTTCCTCGCGCACTACTACAACCAGGCCGTCGCGTGGAACAAGGACGTGGTCGCGACCTACAAGGACGGCCTCAACAACAAGGGCGAGGTCTTCGACTTCGAGCGCGGCGGCCCGGCAGGTCTGCTCACCCCCTACTGGCTGACCGACGACAGCATCTCCTCCTCCAGTTGGTGCTACACGGTGGGCATCGGCTACTACTCGACGCAGGCCATGCTCCACTCGCTGATCGACCGGGTCAGCAAGGGCGGCAACATGCTGCTCAACATCGCGCCGATGGCCGACGGCACCATCCCCTCCGGGCAGCAGTCCATCCTGCTCGCCATGGGCGACTGGCTCGGCCGCTTCGGAGAGGCGGTCTACTCCACCCGCTCCTGGTCCAGTTACGGCGAGGGCCCCACCAAGATGGGCGGAGGCTCGTTCAGCGGACCGGTGGCCGGCAAACCGCAGGACATCCGCTTCACCCGCAGCCGGGACAACAAGGTCCTCTACGCCACCGCCCTGGGCTGGCAGGGCGGCACCATGACCATCACGACGCTGAACTCCAACCAGATCAACCTCAGCAGCCTGACCGGCGCCCAACTGCTCGACAACACCGCCGGCACCTACATCAACCTTCCCGCACCGACCCAGGACGCATCCGGCCTGCGCCTCACCATGCCCTCGTCCAACCCGCCGTTCAGCGCCCTGGCGTACACGGTCAAGCTCACCTTCTCCGGTGAGATCCCCGTCCTGGGCGCGCCGGGCGGCTCCACGACCTGGGTCAGGATCGCCAACGTGACCAGCGGACTGGTGCTCGACAGCGGGGGCAACGTCGCCTCCGGCTCCAACCTCAAGCAGTGGAACTACGACGGCAGCACCAACCTGCAGTGGCAGCTGATCGACCTCGGCAACGGCTACTACCGCATCATGAACCGCACCAACGGCATGGCCGCCGACAGCTGGGGCAACACCGCCAACGGCGCTCCTGCCCGCCAGGAGACGTGGAACGGCGGCAACAACCAGCAGTGGTCGCTCACCAGCCTCGGCGACAACCGCTACCAGATCGTCAACCGGGGCACGGGCACCGCCCTCGACGGCAGCGGCAGCACCACGGCCGGCTCCACCACCGTGCTGTGGACCCCGAACTCCAGCACCAACAACGCGTGGACCATCACCGCCGTCTGA